In Triticum urartu cultivar G1812 unplaced genomic scaffold, Tu2.1 TuUngrouped_contig_5765, whole genome shotgun sequence, the genomic window AAACACAATTAATGTAATCAATTGCATAGTTACAACACACTGTGTGAATAGAACAATATGCCAAAAATCGTATACAGCAGAAGAAACACAATCAGGCAATTTACACAAATGTCAACGCCCCCAATAAAACAGAACAGATGTTGGCAGCACATAATGTTAGTACAGcataatactccctctgttccaagaATAAGTgttgtggttttagttcaaatttgaactgatGTAGATATATCGCGTCTAAGAGGAATACAGAAATGGCAACTAGCCAGCTCAATGCTCCACGAGTCAATCAAACACAAAACATAActgaaaataaaacaaaaatctTCGTCTTAGATCCATCAAGTGGTTCTAACAACTCCTATGGAAATATCTACATTAGTTGGAGCAAACTGACTTCTAAAGAGCAGCTAAGATGACAACATTTTTTCAGTGCATGGCTGTTTGCCAACGAGAAAGCCCCGCTTTCAGTGTCATgaaaaagcaatagcaatagaAAAAAACTGCATTCAATTTCAACATGAGAACATATTGTAGAGATACATACAAAGACAAGATTCTGAGTAATACCTTGGTTTACTTGAATTACTTCTTTGTTGCTCAATATTTCAATTGTTTCTGAAGTCATATTTCTGACATCACAACCAATTAAGAGAGGCGCCTGAAACATGACCCAGAAGGGCATTTCCAGTCAGTGCAACAAAACGAAGATAGCAGATAATGTGCCACCAATCAGCTCGTATTTTAAATGCATTATGCATAGAAATAATATGCAAGCACAAACTAATTGTAAAATTTCTTGTCTGTGATTTCAGGAGATGATTCTAGAATCCAACACTGTTGTAATACTAAGTTATCCAGAATGTATGCAGACGAATTTTTAGTACTAGACAAAATTGTGCTGCTGATATCCAAACAAATTATGCGCATCTGCGGTTCTACAAATTTCTCTGCAGCGATATCCTAAATTTGAAGGCCATGACCCAAGATGCAAAATTATAAAAGAGAATGAGCCTTTATTTTCATAAACTTTTCGCTTGCTCATTGATCCAATAAATAACATAAACTACAAATGTGAAGGAGTGGGTGCTGTGGGGCAATAAGGCACTGGCACAATCATAGTGACTATTGCTGCGCTTGGCAAACTCTTACCTTCATGAGTGCCCAAATGCTGAAATGTGCACGGTACTCTGCAAAGGTCATACCACCATTTCCAACTTCCAACATGTCCGGGTCTGCCAAAAATAAAGTTTGTTTAGCAACAGCGTACTCTTTTATTTTACAGTCTCTTACAACATCAGTAAAGCTTGTGTTACTAGTTACCATTCCATCCACCGGGTCCAGCATATGATGCCCACTTGTTGTTCTTATCAGCAATGTCAGTCATGCTTGTTTTAAAAAGAAAACAGACTTAGTCAATTTCACAGCACATCAGCAGACTGGTGTATTCTTTTGTTTCAGGTAGAGATTGAATCACCTTTTCCATGTATCCTGTATGTCATCTGTTGTACGCCAACTGTTTCCAACTTTTCCAGCCCATAAAGCTGGATCATCCTGGCCCCTAAGAGAGAATACACATTTAAATTCAACAAGGTTGGAGGTTGAGCACAACGTACAACTGCTATTTATTTCCCAGTGTTAACTGGCATACCATTCACATAGAGAGTAGAATATCTGGTGCCCAGTTGAATTTAGAGCATCACGCATTGGAGGATACCTGAGATTATGATATCATGGAACAAATTTTAGCTCCATATATTGAGGCTAACTGCCTGTTAAGCCTGTGATTGACGCAAATGAAAGACGTGTGCCCTAACCTTTCCTTTGGCGGTATTCCCAGATTGTAACAGTTGTCGTACTTTAGATAGTCAACACCCTGGTCAAAAATATTTTCAGATTCATGTATTAGTAAAATTATATGCATGTTCAGTAGCAGCACAGAATAGGTTAAGATAGGAATACTCAGAAAAGATGTTCTTAGAGTGTTCATCGCAATGTTGTGCAGCAACTCTTTTATACATCACTAATTATGTGGTTGCTTGTAGCTCATACCCATGAAGCAAAAAGGGCAGCATCATCTTTCTCGTGATGGAGTGATCCTGGTCGAACTTGACAAGTAGATACCCTGAAAGATTTTACTTGTTATATTGTTTGTTATTTTGATATATTCTTGACTATGATACATTACGAATCATAAAAGCTAGCAAGTTAAATCATCTATAGCTAGACTACTTACCCAGCGTCAGAGTAGATACCAAGTTTTAGACCTTTTCCATGCACATAGTCCGCAAGCGATTTGATTCCAGAAGGGAAAGTCTTCGGATCAGGTAGCAATTGACCCTACATGTTACAGGAAGTAATTTATTAAAAAAATGTGCAGATGTACTCAAGATGTGTGTATTTTAGTAACATAGACGAGTTTAATGCAATGACATAGATAGATTTCTTTTGGTATCCAGCAATAGTAATCATAATGCCTCAGGTAGAGCACAATGGAAAGAATAtatttacttatttatttttgatgaaaaATATTAGCTTACTAGTAACTGTATGGATCCCTAGTAGGGCATACAAAATACAGTAACTTCAAAGAAAGAATGGTCTAGAAAAACAGAAAGAAACAGAGCTATTGAAAACAAGCTGCCGAGCAAGGTATAGAACATCATTCTGATAGGTTTTTAGTGAATAAATTTTTCAAAGTGAATGTAGGTAGGACCACTGTGGAAGCTTTTACTATTGAGAATTTCAGACCCCGTGCATTGGGGTCCAGTTATCACGAACAAAAGAAGAAAATCTTAGGTTTCTATGAATGTGCATAAAACAGAACATGTAGCGATAGAGAAAAATAATGTTGTGATGACACTAATTCAAGCTTTAACATCATACTCCATCTCCATGTAAAAGGGAAATGTAGCTAGGAAAAGTATAATGAACTTATTACCTTATTTATTAGTTAAAGAAAACTTATTACCTTATTTCCTCGTTTCACATATGACCAACAGTCATCTGAAAAGTAAGGACCAATATGGGTTAGAGACAACACACAAAATACTTCATGTAGCCCAACAACATTTACTGGTGTGAAGCTAAGTAATGTACCGATGTTTACGTAGTTGTATCCCAAATCAGCCAGGCCCGTCGAGACCAACGCATCAGCTGTATCAAAATCAAGGTTATAAAACTTCAAATTGAGTAAATTCTACTCTAAACTCTGGAGAACACATTCGGCACTAATTATTACTGGCAAGCACTGGTGCCACCTGCAAACATGAGACATCTGACTCTGTTTTTCGACTGTTCTATCCTAGTATAGTATGTCTCTGCACTTGCCGCAACAGAGTAGGATTGTGCCCAAGCACTGTCTAGCGCAAATACAGCTATGAACTTGTAGCAGGTCGTAAACTGCGAATGGGGAATCGCAGATTTAACAAGGATTATTTACAGTACAGGGAGTCAGGGATCCCGCGGGGGGCCGAACCTGTCTCGCGGATGAGCGTGTCGTTGATGTTGCAGGCGAAGAAATTCCAGCTGTTCCACCTGCACGCAGCGCCCACACGGAGATTAGTCTCTGAAATTTCGATCGCAATCGCAACCCTCTCCGCCCAGCAGACAGAAACAGAGAGACCAAAGCGCGAGTCAAAGCAGCAGCAGAGCGAGAGAAAGCTGAGGA contains:
- the LOC125529677 gene encoding alpha-galactosidase 3-like (The sequence of the model RefSeq protein was modified relative to this genomic sequence to represent the inferred CDS: added 188 bases not found in genome assembly), whose translation is MGAPLRRLPLLLLLVLALSPAAAAAAARRIAPLPTAAPRRLYDTSNYGRLQLHNGLALSPQMGWNSWNFFACNINDTLIRETADALVSTGLADLGYNYVNIDDCWSYVKRGNKGQLLPDPKTFPSGIKSLADYVHGKGLKLGIYSDAGVSTCQVRPGSLHHEKDDAALFASWGVDYLKYDNCYNLGIPPKERYPPMRDALNSTGHQIFYSLCEWGQDDPALWAGKVGNSWRTTDDIQDTWKSMTDIADKNNKWASYAGPGGWNDPDMLEVGNGGMTFAEYRAHFSIWALMKAPLLIGCDVRNMTSETIEILSNKEVIQVNQDPLGVQGRRILGQGKGGCREVWAGPLSGNRLAVALWNRCSETVNITMSLPAVGLDGSSAYSVRDLWKHETLSANVVGTFGAQVDVHDCKMYIFTPAVSFSASW